CGGCAAACCGGATACTTCCTTCATTTTCATGATCTCCGCAGGAGAAAAAGAATGCATATGAATTGTGAACCGTTTTTTGATTTCCTTCAACAAATCGGTATAGTAGCTGAACGGCAGACCGGGATGCGTGCCACCCTGCATTAAAATTTCCGTACCGCCGACATCGATGCTTTCTTGAATTTTCCGGAAAATAGCCTCGTCCGAAAGCACATACCCTTCTTCGGATCCCTGCGCCCGGTAAAAAGCGCAAAACTTGCAATACGTATCGCAGACATTCGTATAATTGACATTTCTCCCAATAACGAACGTCGTCACCGGCTCCGGATGAAGCTGCTGCATGATGCGGTTGGCGGCATCGCCCATTTTCTCGATTTCGTCAGATTCGAATAAAGCCACGCCTTCTTCCAATCCAAGCCGTTCCCCTGCAAGAGCTTTCGTTAAGATCGAATCGATTGCGCTCATGGTATTCCTCCCTGCAAACGAAATAAGGCGGCTTGCAGTTGACTGTGCTTCCGCTTAAATTTCATCGTATCATATTCGGCCCGATCAAGTCATTAACATTTCTCACTTGGCGGCGGGGCTGTGAATCAGTTTTCGTGGATTTTATCTCCATAACACACTTTGAAAAACCACGACGCGCTGCTTCCCAGCTGATAGAAAGTGCCTCCTAGCCCAAACTTAAAACCAACTGTCGCCTTATCCGGCATCTTCCCATGCTCCGCTTGCGCAACAAATGAATGCTTTCGTCGCATAGACTCCCGTCTCAGCCCACTTCCCGCCGCGCATACTCAAATGCCTGCTCCAGATCGGCGATCAGGTCGTCGGCGTGCTCAATTCCCGTTGACAATCGAAGCAGCCGGTCGTTCAATCCGACTTTCCGGCGGATCTCCTCGGGGATATCCGCATGCGTTTGTACGGCGGGATACGTCATCAGCGACTCTACTCCTCCGAGACTTTCAGCAAAAGCGATCAGTCGTATGCTGCGCAAAATCGGCTCAACGTAACGGGAATCGGTCAGCTGGAAGGAGAATATTCCGGTATTGCCCGACGATTGCTTCCGCTGCAGCTCATAATCCGGGTGGGACGGCAGGCCCGGATAGTAAACCCGCTCCACGAGCGGTTGGCCGGACAAATATGCGGCCACAGCCAGAGCGTTTTGCTGATGGCGTTCCATCCTCAGGGCCAAGGTTTTCATACCCCGCATGAGCAGCCAGCTGTCCTGGGGGCCCAGCACCGCTCCGATGGAATTGTGCAGGAACGCCATTTTTTCCGACAGCTCCTGCCCCTTGGTAATAATTAATCCGGCCAGCACATCGTTATGCCCTCCAAGATATTTCGAGGCGCTGTGAATGACAATATCCGCCCCGCAATCGATCGGTCTCTGAAAATACGGCGTCAGCAGGGTGTTATCCACGATCGTAAGCATTCCTTTGCGTTTGGCCCAGCTGCACGCCTTCTCCAAATCGGTGATCATCATCATCGGATTGGTCGGGGTTTCGATCAGCAGCGCCTTGGTATTAGGCCGCCAATTCGCTTCCAATTCATCAATATTATTCGTATCGACGTAAGCGGTTTCCAAACCGAACCTCTTCATGACTTGCTCCAGCAGGCGGTATGTCCCGCCATATAAATCAAGGGAAACCAGCAGACGATCCCCTTGGCTGAATAATGCAAAGATCGTTTGCAAAGCCGCCATTCCGGAGCTGCAGGCAAAACCGGCGTCGCCGGATTCCAATTCGGCAATCGCCTCCTCCAGAACACTTCGGGTCGGGTTCTTTGTCCTGGAGTAATCAAATCCCGTGCTCTGCCCCAATCCGGGATGGCGAAAGGCAGTTGCGTGATGAACGGGAAAGCTGACTGCACCGGTTTCCCCATTCGCTTGCGATCCGATTTGCGCCAAGCGGCTTTCGATTCTCATATTCAATGCCCCTTTCTATCTTGAAAATTCACTTCCATTGGGACTTCTAGGCGTTCACATTCAGCGGCGTCAAACCCCATTCATACGGCGTCACCTGGTATACGTAATAGTTCAGCCAATTGGAGAACAAAAGATTGGCATGAGCCCGCCAGCTGACGACTGGCAGCTTGGATGGATCATCATCGGGAAAATAGTGCTTTGGAAGTTCAATGTCCAAGCCTCTGTCAATATCTCGGTCATATTCCCATTTGAGCGTCAGGGGATCGTATTCCGAATGGCCCGTGACGAAAATCTGCTTTCCATTGGCCGAGCAAACGATGTAAACGCCGGACTCATCGGATTCAGCCAAAATATCCAGTTCCTTGACGTCTTCCACATCCTCCCTGCGGATTTCCGTATGGCGCGATTGCGGGGCATGGAACACTTCATCAAAACCGCGCAGCAAGTTCGTATTTTGCTTATTCGCCCGGTGCGGAAAAACACCGAACATTTTTCGCTCCAGCTTGTATTTCGGGATTCCGTAATGATGGTACAAGCCGGCTTGAGCCGCCCAGCAAATGTGGAAGGTGGACGTCACATGATCAACGGTCCAATCCATGATCGCCTTCAATTCTTCCCAATAATTGACTTCTTCGAATTCCATAAGCTCAACCGGAGCTCCGGTGATGATCATCCCGTCAAAGAATTGATCCTTAATATCCTCGTAATTTTTATAGAACATTTCCAAGTGTTCCGCAGAGGTATTTTTGGAAATATGCGATTTCGTATGCATCAGCGTGATTTCCACCTGCAGCGGACTGTTGCCCAACAGGCGAAGAAGCTGCGTTTCCGTTGTTTCCTTGGTCGGCATCAAATTCAAAATGACTATTTTCAAGGGGCGGATATCTTGATGATAAGCCCGTGATTCATCCATTATAAAGATGTTCTCCCGGGTCAAAATTTCTTTAGCGGGAAGATGATCGGGAATTTTAATCGGCATGAGTGACACTCCTTTGCT
This sequence is a window from Ferviditalea candida. Protein-coding genes within it:
- the metA gene encoding homoserine O-acetyltransferase MetA, with the protein product MPIKIPDHLPAKEILTRENIFIMDESRAYHQDIRPLKIVILNLMPTKETTETQLLRLLGNSPLQVEITLMHTKSHISKNTSAEHLEMFYKNYEDIKDQFFDGMIITGAPVELMEFEEVNYWEELKAIMDWTVDHVTSTFHICWAAQAGLYHHYGIPKYKLERKMFGVFPHRANKQNTNLLRGFDEVFHAPQSRHTEIRREDVEDVKELDILAESDESGVYIVCSANGKQIFVTGHSEYDPLTLKWEYDRDIDRGLDIELPKHYFPDDDPSKLPVVSWRAHANLLFSNWLNYYVYQVTPYEWGLTPLNVNA
- a CDS encoding PLP-dependent transferase, with the protein product MRIESRLAQIGSQANGETGAVSFPVHHATAFRHPGLGQSTGFDYSRTKNPTRSVLEEAIAELESGDAGFACSSGMAALQTIFALFSQGDRLLVSLDLYGGTYRLLEQVMKRFGLETAYVDTNNIDELEANWRPNTKALLIETPTNPMMMITDLEKACSWAKRKGMLTIVDNTLLTPYFQRPIDCGADIVIHSASKYLGGHNDVLAGLIITKGQELSEKMAFLHNSIGAVLGPQDSWLLMRGMKTLALRMERHQQNALAVAAYLSGQPLVERVYYPGLPSHPDYELQRKQSSGNTGIFSFQLTDSRYVEPILRSIRLIAFAESLGGVESLMTYPAVQTHADIPEEIRRKVGLNDRLLRLSTGIEHADDLIADLEQAFEYARREVG